The Salvia miltiorrhiza cultivar Shanhuang (shh) chromosome 2, IMPLAD_Smil_shh, whole genome shotgun sequence DNA window ttctccactatcaatacactttacaactttttattaaaacccgtgccgtccccaaagaggaagccatttcagggacggagggagtacttttttttactcaaaataaaaaactagCCTATTCTAAtgagacgtcccaaaatgggAAACGAGCCTAATAAAGTGGGACAGAGAATATTGTACTACTATagtagtttcaatatatcaaatatatttgaatattattattcaaagtgGACGATTGTTGTCGCTTCACCTCCAATCAATAGGTAGGTCAGGGTTCAAGAGTGCGAGCCGGGTGTGTTTTTCCTTTATATGgcaataacaatttttttaaaaaacataaTTCCTCCGTCCTAAAAAAATTTCAACGCAAAAATTAAAGACAGtgtgtaaattgattaaatttttttatttatgaaaacaaATCAATTATAGTGGACGGTCCAAAATAGAATACACACAATCTTTAGTGGAAGAAGAGAGTATTATGAAAGTGAAAGACATAGAATTGAGCGAGTAACCTGCAAGAGCAGGGCGGCGTTGTAGGCGACGTTAGCGCCGCAGCTGACGCCGTAGAGGTAGCAGCGGGATAAGTCGGCGTAGTCTCTGATCCAGTGATCGCCGGCGGCGCTATCCGCGGCCTGGTCGCGGACCCAGACGACGGCGTCGGCGGCGTCCTCGTACTGCGCGGGGAGGCGGTTCTCAGGCGCGAGGCGGAGCTCGACGGCGACGAGGACGGCGGGGACCTCGGCGGAGATGCGGTTGCAGTTGTCGTGGGTGGCGGCGTCGGCGATGCATGTGCGGATCCATCCGCCGCCgtggaagaagaagatgatgggGAGGCGGGCGACGGTTGTGTCGTTGGAGGGGAGTCTGGCGGGGAGGTAGATCCGCAGCCACGTTTTCTTGGCGGCGTCGAGGGTTACGTCTTTGCTCAGGACGGCGTGGCCGGAGAGGAGGGGGGTTTCGCCGGTGGCGGCGGCCGTCGGAAGGCGGGTCACTGAGCCGTCGGGGTTGAGGGAGATTTTTAGGTGTTGGTACGGATCCAGTTTGGACATGGttttggtgtattttttttttcgatgtgtagaaaatttctatttctatggtttttgttttttacatattttaattttttgatgcggtcaatgatttgattttgattatATAAGAGGCTAGCCTTCAATCTCGCTCTTCATAACAAAGTTGAGGATAATTAGTTTTGGGATTTTGAGCACGTCTATATCATTTTGTTTTAGGGTAATACGAGATAGTATATATTTCATTATGAGTGGAATATCAAATTTGATTCGAATATTGCTCAACCttaaatatatattgtattttcATTAAACATAGTAGAAGATAATACTATGGCGTTTCGTATCATATAATATGACTAATTACGTATAAAAGTGTGGCTATGTAGTTGGTTCTCTATAAATATTATCCGGGTACGTTTTTGTACGAGACgattttaggattttaaattgaatttgaaatattattaaatattaataaattattgacaatTAAATAGTGATTTGAATTCGAATATTAATGTGTCATCATGCATACTTTGATCCATATCTAAATATTAACAGATTTATATAAATCTTGACATATAAAAGATCGAATTATTAGTcggtaaatacacaaactttgttcattttctgaaatttaacttgatttttattttttgtttataaatacataaatttagtgtttttttattttttaatacctACAAAGAAAAATTCTATTTATTGTTAATGTGAAAGTCGAAATACACGACGTGAATTATAgaatatgcacttgaatagaaTAGTTGTATATAGATTCTCTTTATGTCAGTGCATGCGTAATATATCCGTGATAATTCTCATGAATTCGCTTTATGTTGAGCTTTTTGACATTTTTGATCATGCAAAAAAGTACTCCTATGGTTTTTGAGTTTTGTCACACTCAAATGCCAACCAAATAGCTCATAATGTTACCTATTTTGTTGTTATGTTTCAAAATATAATAGTTTGGGATAATAATTTTCGGCTTAGCTTTTAAATATTAATGTTCTATCTaatttgaaataacacaagtgaCTTTTTTTTTGGTTGTTAGAGACAATGTACTTATATATTATAGTAGAATTTTCCTATGCTTAGATAGATATTTCAAGACATGGCATACGCCACGTGGTACACAACGCGATAGTCAATATAGCTGCCTTGGAACTCATTAAACGTATATTTCCGAGAACTTGTGAGTTTTCGGATACTATTGGACCATTTTTGCCAAAttgatttcttttattatgGATAGAGTAgtgttatttggacaaaatttgttcggataaaaataaggttaaattattttaaaaatcaatttatttataaattttgattcaagtttaaaagaatttagttagttttattattttttccatattataattttttcgttttttttaataatttttttctattttttgttattttatttgtagtttcCATAACTATAACTTCTTCCACGCTCAAACTCACCAGTCACCGCTCCCCCTcctaaaaaaatagtaaaaaattatagcttctttcacttttttttttttttttttttcctttgagGTACTGCAACTTCTTCACTAATAAGTGGTTTTGAATCCAACCAAGTAGAATTAAATTAGATATAGTTGAAATTGTTTGGATTTAAAACAAATAGGAAAACTGAGAAATTTCTGTGAGAATATCTTTTTGGGAATTTTATATGCAGCCCACATAAGGAGGCTCTAAACGTTACACAAATTGGGCCGGTTTTACGGCCCATGCACTTTGCTATTAAtctttgtttcattttttctaGTGATTCTATGTTATTGTTGTTGGAATTGTGCATGTTATAaattattaacaaaaaaaaatgaaaatgaaaagttGGGGATGGACTTCAGCCCACCCTAGCCCGAATGCAACATATgtaaacataaatttaaatttagtaAAAGATTGTGTTAATATGGATAATAAATTAATCCTTATATAATTATGATGAGCTAATATAAATATACACCAATTTTGgtacaagaaaaataaataatgccCACATACATAAAAACTAcacttttatataaaaagacGTATTCACCCTTAAGTATACTATAACataactaaattaattaaaaaaaatctccctcaaCTTCATCATCTTCCCCCACCAAATTAATTCATCTTCCCCGACGTCTTCCCCCAATCAATTCATCTTTCCTCCATGACTTTATTATCTTCTCCAACCTCAACCAATGTGGATCGTGCAAGTGTGTAAACCTACATTATATTCGTACATTTGCATGATTGTGCAAGTGTGTAAAcatatattagtatatatttactattttatttatGCTATTATAAAATGAGTATATTTTCCTTTTTGTCCCTAATTGTGATATTACTTTCAACCACTAGTAACTTTTGCTCCGTTATTTTCAACTATTCATGCTCGAACTATTTAAATAAATGACCTaaatatgtactccctccgtcccaaacgaaatgtcctgttttcctttttgggctgtcccaaacgaaatgtcctgtttccttttttggcaatacactctctctctatacttaatatttaaatactttccaccaacccactttatctactttatacacatttcttaatctccgtgtcgaaaagaaataggccatttcatttgggacggagggagtaataattaaggAGGACAGTTTTACTCGTGGGTATACGCCTCTAACGGGGTGGGGACAAAGGCAAGGGCAAAGTATTAAGAACGAGTATTCAATGAGTATTCTTCTCCATCAAATAATTCTCGTCCCGTCCTAATTTAAATGAATATGCAATGTGTGTCAGATTTGAGGATGAATTTATTAGAAGATGCATGTGAGGTGGATAGAATACCCAAGCCCGCTCAACCACATTTACATCCCTAGCAATAATCAACATTTAATTACCTGGGTTGTCTCCTTATGGCTAAATCAGTCGTCATTTTGAATTTCGTTATGTAATAAATGCCCCACATAAATATATAGCACTATAATGCAGTTGTATGTAGGAGCCTACATCTTGAGACTGTTATAGATATAGGGTCGGCATGTCTCCTTTACACTATTTAttgataataaatattttctaggttcacaaaaaataaatttagaaagGGATGAcacaaattataataaaaatagttaatatattttgaatgCAGAAAGAACTTCACTTAAAATTAGTGCAAATAATGAGAACAAGCGCCACCATGTAATAAAAAGTTTTCATAAACAGAAAttgactaatttttatgaatgtcccaaaattataaaaagtgaCTATTTTATAAATAGAGGGAGTACTAAATAGTAACAAAacagaataataataacaatatctcattctttctttttttaattaattgcagGGCGATAGTGGAAAAAGGAAATGCTCGAATTGAACAAACATTTTGGGCCCTTGCTTCAGCACAAAATCTATGTGAAGCTCAGAGCCAATTTCGAGTTAAAACTGaaagaaattaaatattaaaaaaaatgaattattataGGACTGTTAACAATTTTTATTGGAGGTTCAATACAAagcaaaagcaaaagaaaaTGCAATAACCAATCCACCACAGCATTATTCAACGTGcggataaataaataaataaaataagaaaacaatTTGCATTCACGATCAACCAAACCCTCAGTTACCTCGATCACGATCATCCGCGGCGACGAAATCTCTAATGGCATCGTACAACGCGTCGGCGAACTTCGGATCGAAAAGCTCGACGCCGTGGAAACCTCCGTCGACGAACTGCGCCACCACGCGCGCCCCACGCGCCGCCAGCATCTCGACGAACTCCTTCTGCTTGTCGACGAGGGGATCTCCCGAGTAGCCCCGCACGAGGATCAGCGGCAGCCGTCGGAGCCTCTCCTCGCCGGGCCCGCCCCCGGCCAGCGGGTCGCAGTACTCGTGGTCCCGGCCCGCACCCTCCGGCAGCGCGAGCGACCACAGCAGATCCGCCCCATGCAGCGGGATGATTTTGTCGTTGTAGTACGCGAGCTCCGATCCTGTCCTTCGCACCCCACCGAAAAACGGCTGGTTCATTATCAGCCCTACGATCTTCATCGGACGGACGTCCCGATCCAGTAAGGTTAGCCCCGTGCGGTACACGATGTTCCCGCCAGCGCTGCTCCCCATCAGAAAAACCCTAGAAAAATCGGCCAGCTCTCCCATCCAAggatcggcggcggcggcgccggccGCTGCTTGATCCCTGGCCCACTCGACGGCGTCAATCGCGTCGTGGTAGGCAGCCGGGAGGCGGTGCTCCGGCGCGAGGCGGTACTCGACGGAGGCGATCAGCGCGGGGAGGTGAGCCGACATACGGCCGCAGGAGGCGTGGAACGGTGCGCTCGTGGCGCTGAGGAAGACGAAGCCGCCGCCGTGGTAATATATGAGGAGCGGCAGCTTGGCGTTGGGAGGGGGGCTGCGGGGGCGGAAGAGGCGGATGAAAGTGCCGGTGGCGGCGTTGAGAGGAATGTCTTTGGAGAGGGAGGAGTTCGGGTTATTCGGATCGGGTTCGGGCGATGCGGGTAGGGTCGGAGCCTCGGCGTGACGTGTGAGGGAACCGTCGGGGTTGAGCTCGATCTTGAAGAATTTGTAAGCTTCTTCCACCGATGGAATTTGTGGCATCATGTTTTGTGTATTGTTTTCACTTTTCTCCATAACTTTGTCTATTTAATATGCAAGTGTGACAAACAATTTATAAAGTTTTCGAGTTAAACAAATTAAAGAGGGCATTCATTGTAGTGTGCTAGTTATTTGTTCATTTCTCTTCCTATTTTTAAGATTTCGTGCAATATtgatataaattttcaacaacTTTATTTAATGGTGTGTACGTAGTGATGGGTGAGTTAGTCAATATAGAAGATAAagtttgaaaattaattttatgaaaagtcATATcgccttttttttatataattattaggTAGAAATATATACCTCACTATGAGGAGAAGTTCTTTTTGGTTGCATATATATCAACCTTTTTTATAGCAAAAGACATAATATATAGGTGAAGATATATTCcactaattaaatttatttttttagagaaaaatGGAGATTATTATTTATcctttttaatgaaaaaaaaaatctattgtACTTTTGGGTGATCTGCATGATACTATAAATTTATAGTCAAATTAAGTAGTCcataagaaaaagaagaagaaaacgacTATTTCATGCGgcacaaataaaattaaaagttcttAAGGAGAGCTCttcaataaagaaaaaaagaaaaagttcttAGAAaagacatgaaaaaaaaattaaaatgctaCCTAGTTCATACACAAAACGTGAAGAATTCCAACATTATCACAGAGTTCCTTTTTGGTGGAATACTCTCACATTGTTCTTGGCATCTAAATCTAGGcctatatttaattagttacaTAAATACTCTATTCATAGCCCCTGTTTTACTCATTATAACTcctatttaaaatataataaaaagtaattataaatttattattttatcctatTTGAATCCCTTATTTTACTCATAACTcctatttaaaatataataaaataaataaatttttattttacccaTATACTATTTCATAGTCAAATTAGGGTATTTTTTGATAGCCAAATTAAGAGAGGTTTGCATATTCTTCCCCCATTCGTTTTGCCATCAaagtttaatttttaatctttaaattttataatgatCACATTTTGACACAATTGGGCCCAAATAGTAGTTCTCAGAAGTTCATCTAAGCCCATTTAACCATTATAAATACGCAAGGAGATTTTGTCAATTTGTGAAATAtgccaaaataaaaatatcattactAATATCAATAAGAGGTCTAGAGCGTGCGGTGTAGTTTTCCACCTTTATGAGAGGTCGTGTGTTCAATCATATATGCGTGTGGTGTAATTTTCCACCTTTACATGGTCTAGTGTGGTTGTATATTTTCCGTTGTGAGAAGGCTTGGGTATGTAGTTTTTTACCTTTGTATGGTGTAGTGTGGTTgtatatttctagttgtgataAGTCTTGAGTGTGTAGTTTTtcatctttgtgtggtgtaatATGGTTGTATATTTTTCATTATGAAAGAATTTAATGTATAGTTTTTCACCGTTGTATGGTCTAGTATGGGGCTATATTTGTCCcaacattttttaatttttagtggaacaagatttaaatatttttataattttatatgtaataTAGTGTCTTTaagagtaattaaaaaaaatttaaggtGGGACATTACATTCTTTCATGTGGCTCCGCCACTGCAGTAATCACTCGGCTAACGAGCAAATACGACACAACACGAGACGAGACACATTACAGCTCTCATGTAGTTAGTTGATGATCCATCAATAAGTACAAAAAACACGATAGAGCAGGAAGCGAGCAATTACAAGAGGCCGCGGTTGGGCAGCTCCTTCTCATCCTCGTCCTCATCCTCGTATATCTATGGAGGATACCGACACAATGCTAGATTACAGAAAAACAAGGTCGCGATCAAAATGACAATCAATCTCAAAAGCAGAGCATGCCATGTGTGAGTGAGTGAGCTACCGATCATATCTTCACTTTTTTCCTCAAGGAGTGACATCAATTTGGATCTTTTCTTCGTGGTATCACATGAGATATGTCAAAGGGGCCATGGAGAAAAAAGCACTCAAAAAGGAAGATGAATATGAATGCCAATCACTTTTTCCAGATGATATTGCACATTGGGACCTAGTTTTGCTTGCCCCTCTCTCTATGCTGAAATCAATGCCTCTTTGTGAGAAAAGCTTACACCTTTTCTAATATAAAGTCAAGTCATCATTCATCACTTTGAGAGAATTCTTACAACCATGTACATCTACTACCACACCAATCCATTAATTTTGTGACACAGTTGGACCCACCATTCCTAAGCTACGCAGAGCCCATAAAAGCAGAGCTCAATTAGGCAAGTGGCAATAAATTCTTGGTGCAAAGATCCATCTTTTATCATTGACACTATGTGCATGGGATTCCTAAGTAGAAAGCAGAAACTTATGCACTCAGCATTCAACTAAAGAGGTCAAAAACAAAGTGCAATTTTGAGACTCATGCTCATGTAAGACCAATGGGAGATGAAAAGTCTCACCCCAACTTTTTTCCTATTCATCAAACAAGAACTGCACAAGAAAATATCAAAAAGCTCTACTGAAAAAATGAGATGGATACTACATAATAAACCCTTAAATGAGCTCGATTTCACCGGGCCTTTTTCCTGGACCTGAAAGGGAAACTCGAAGGAGGCGATGGAGAGAACTCGAATGGCAAGTGGGGTGGCTCCGACTTGCCAGAGAGCATCTCCACGATCTCCTTCATGGACGGGCGCTTGTTAGGCGCCCGTTGCAAGCAGAGGAGGGCGATGGTGATGCACAGCGTCGCCTCTTCTCTGTCCAACGACTGTATACTCGAATCGACAAGATCCAATAGCCTCCCATTCAAGGCTAACTGCCTCGCCCAAGATATCAAATTGGCCCTCTCGAACTCCGACATGGGCGAGGCCGTGACTTGCAACGGCCTCCGCCCCGACACCACCACCAGCAACAGCACCCCGAAGCTGTACACGTCGCACTTGTCCGAGACCTGCGCGCCGCCACCGTACTCGGGGGCAATGTAGCACACAGTACCCCTCATACTAGGTGTGCTACTAATCCCACCACTCTTTGGGATGTCACCGTTAGTCCAATCTTGACTGTTCCGCCTCCCTACGCGGAACTCGCCGCTGAAACCGTCGAGCCAGCGGTCAATGCTGGTGCGGCTGCGCCGCCTCCTCTTTTCCGGCACAGCGTCGTCATCCCTCTGCCACCACATTTCGCCTTCGCTATCCCCCCTTCTCTTCTTGGCcttctgcttcttcttcttcttggatagTTCGTCGCAGAACTCCTCCTTCCACCATTCCCTGGGCTTCCTATTCCTTCTTTCCTTCCTCATTGACATTGCATCCCTATCTAATGATGCCCACCATTCGAGCTTCTTCCCCTGCTTCTTTGGCTCTGTTTTTGCTTCTTCGTCGATGGAGCTTTGAGACCTGATCCACTCCTTCTTAGGCCTCTCCTTACTGATCTCGCTCCCAATCCACTCCATTACGTAGTCCTTTACCCTGCCGGAATCCGATAATCCGCCCACATTTTCTTGCTTCCACCACCAATCACCGCCGGCGTCG harbors:
- the LOC131009009 gene encoding probable carboxylesterase 9; protein product: MSKLDPYQHLKISLNPDGSVTRLPTAAATGETPLLSGHAVLSKDVTLDAAKKTWLRIYLPARLPSNDTTVARLPIIFFFHGGGWIRTCIADAATHDNCNRISAEVPAVLVAVELRLAPENRLPAQYEDAADAVVWVRDQAADSAAGDHWIRDYADLSRCYLYGVSCGANVAYNAALLLQDMKLHPLKIAGTILNQPFFGAKKRTKSELELAADDNLPLPVQDLLWELALPVGTDRDHRFSNPFVVKEKVNKIGRCLVIGFGGDPLIDRQQDLVKMLAEEGVAVEARFDDAGFHGVDMVDSKRATAVLNFIKTFV
- the LOC131008992 gene encoding probable carboxylesterase 8, translated to MEKSENNTQNMMPQIPSVEEAYKFFKIELNPDGSLTRHAEAPTLPASPEPDPNNPNSSLSKDIPLNAATGTFIRLFRPRSPPPNAKLPLLIYYHGGGFVFLSATSAPFHASCGRMSAHLPALIASVEYRLAPEHRLPAAYHDAIDAVEWARDQAAAGAAAADPWMGELADFSRVFLMGSSAGGNIVYRTGLTLLDRDVRPMKIVGLIMNQPFFGGVRRTGSELAYYNDKIIPLHGADLLWSLALPEGAGRDHEYCDPLAGGGPGEERLRRLPLILVRGYSGDPLVDKQKEFVEMLAARGARVVAQFVDGGFHGVELFDPKFADALYDAIRDFVAADDRDRGN